In one Pyxidicoccus xibeiensis genomic region, the following are encoded:
- a CDS encoding myxosortase-dependent metalloprotease, MXAN_2677/MXAN_2678 family has protein sequence MMSLAPFVVALALAQPTDPYVRSRVDSGDTRTQCLYWTTERVTWHQSTYGNPETPGDSELEAMRRSFQSWQDIFAGCGNLALVEGPLVNEREVGYRREGDNRNLVLFRDRDCSVVVPAEDACWDEDTCANEYDCWEDDDNTIAITLTTYDERSGIIYDSDISFNAARFAFTTADGGTCFPPVTTNCVATDVQNTATHEIGHFIGLDHTRAQGSTMNPSAPPGEVSKRSIDTGSRDFVCAVYPRGRASQACLHPVMTDELPAHAKAGGCAAGGTAAVLPALGAWALWLARRRRREEGRE, from the coding sequence GTGATGTCGCTCGCCCCCTTCGTGGTGGCCCTGGCGCTGGCCCAGCCGACGGACCCGTACGTGCGCAGCCGCGTCGACTCGGGCGACACGCGGACCCAGTGCCTCTACTGGACCACCGAGCGCGTCACCTGGCACCAGAGCACCTACGGCAACCCGGAGACGCCCGGCGACTCCGAGCTCGAGGCCATGCGCCGCTCGTTCCAGAGCTGGCAGGACATCTTCGCCGGGTGCGGCAACCTCGCGCTGGTGGAGGGGCCGCTCGTCAACGAGCGCGAGGTGGGCTACCGGCGCGAGGGAGACAACCGCAACCTGGTGCTCTTCCGCGACCGGGACTGCTCCGTGGTGGTGCCCGCGGAGGACGCGTGCTGGGACGAGGACACCTGCGCCAACGAGTACGACTGCTGGGAGGATGACGACAACACCATCGCCATCACCCTCACCACGTACGACGAGCGCTCGGGCATCATCTACGACTCGGACATCTCCTTCAACGCGGCGCGCTTCGCCTTCACCACGGCGGATGGCGGCACCTGCTTCCCGCCGGTGACGACCAACTGCGTGGCCACCGACGTGCAGAACACGGCCACGCACGAGATTGGCCACTTCATCGGCCTGGACCACACGCGCGCGCAGGGCTCCACCATGAACCCCAGCGCCCCGCCCGGCGAGGTGTCCAAGCGCAGCATCGACACGGGCTCGCGCGACTTCGTCTGCGCGGTGTACCCGCGGGGCCGCGCCAGCCAGGCGTGCCTGCACCCGGTGATGACGGACGAGCTGCCGGCGCACGCCAAGGCCGGAGGCTGCGCGGCCGGAGGCACCGCCGCGGTGCTGCCCGCGCTGGGCGCCTGGGCGCTGTGGCTCGCGCGCCGCCGCCGCCGTGAGGAGGGCCGCGAGTGA
- the gltX gene encoding glutamate--tRNA ligase, producing MPPVPRVRFAPSPTGYLHIGGARTALMNFLQARRQGGTFILRMEDTDQKRSTPESVQAILDALNWLDIDWDEGPGKEGPHAPYFQTQRLHTYREHADRLLAEGHAYRCYCTREELGEQRTAAKAEEGGFKYPGTCRELKGPPPGKRAEDAVIRFKMPSGEGTASFDDKALGTISKPYSDLDDWVMLRADGIPLYNFGCVIDDHLMDITLVARGQEHVNSTFPQLMLYKALGWQPPDFAHLPLILAPDRKKLSKRLHPEADVMRHKADGILPEALLNYIIRLGWSHGNDEVISRQQMLEWFDFTGVGSTSGIWDKTKLLWLNQQWMKLLPEATIVERLLPFLEAKGVQAKGDARLEPLVRALRERSNTLEEMAATAANVYFRSGITLDEKAAAKHLTGDSLKVLRQAREALAALPDWTVEVLDGVVKTVSEAASVGMGKVAQPIRVAVTGNTTSPGIGETLLLVGRDEALRRIDAALARG from the coding sequence ATGCCTCCTGTCCCTCGCGTCCGCTTCGCTCCCTCGCCCACCGGCTACCTCCACATCGGCGGGGCTCGCACCGCGCTGATGAACTTCCTCCAGGCCCGGCGCCAGGGAGGCACCTTCATCCTGCGGATGGAGGACACGGACCAGAAGCGCTCCACGCCCGAGTCGGTGCAGGCCATCCTGGACGCCCTCAACTGGCTGGACATCGACTGGGACGAGGGCCCCGGCAAGGAGGGCCCCCACGCGCCCTACTTCCAGACGCAGCGGCTGCATACCTACCGGGAGCACGCGGACCGGCTGCTCGCCGAGGGCCACGCCTACCGCTGCTACTGCACCCGCGAGGAGCTGGGCGAGCAGCGCACGGCCGCCAAGGCCGAGGAGGGCGGCTTCAAGTACCCGGGCACCTGCCGCGAGCTGAAGGGGCCGCCCCCGGGCAAGCGCGCCGAGGACGCCGTCATCCGCTTCAAGATGCCCTCGGGCGAGGGCACCGCCTCGTTCGACGACAAGGCGCTGGGCACCATCAGCAAGCCGTACTCGGACCTGGATGACTGGGTGATGCTGCGCGCGGACGGCATCCCCCTCTACAACTTCGGCTGCGTCATCGACGACCACCTGATGGACATCACCCTGGTCGCGCGCGGCCAGGAGCACGTCAACTCCACCTTCCCGCAGCTCATGCTCTACAAGGCGCTGGGCTGGCAGCCGCCGGACTTCGCCCACCTGCCGCTCATCCTCGCGCCGGACCGCAAGAAGCTCTCCAAGCGGCTGCACCCCGAGGCGGACGTGATGCGGCACAAGGCCGACGGCATCCTCCCGGAGGCGCTGCTCAACTACATCATCCGGCTGGGCTGGAGCCACGGCAACGACGAGGTCATCTCCCGCCAGCAGATGCTGGAGTGGTTCGACTTCACCGGCGTGGGCTCCACCTCCGGCATCTGGGACAAGACCAAGCTGCTGTGGCTCAACCAGCAGTGGATGAAGCTCTTGCCGGAGGCCACCATCGTCGAGCGGCTGCTCCCGTTCCTGGAGGCCAAGGGCGTCCAGGCCAAGGGGGACGCGCGCCTGGAGCCGCTGGTGCGCGCGCTGCGCGAGCGCTCCAACACGCTGGAGGAGATGGCCGCCACCGCGGCCAACGTCTACTTCCGCTCCGGCATCACCCTGGACGAGAAGGCCGCCGCCAAGCACCTCACCGGGGACTCCCTCAAGGTGCTGCGCCAGGCGCGCGAGGCGCTCGCCGCCCTCCCCGACTGGACGGTGGAGGTGCTGGACGGCGTGGTGAAGACGGTGAGCGAGGCCGCCAGCGTGGGCATGGGCAAGGTGGCCCAGCCCATCCGCGTGGCCGTCACCGGCAACACCACCAGCCCCGGCATCGGCGAGACGCTGCTGCTGGTGGGCCGCGACGAGGCCCTGCGCCGCATCGACGCGGCGCTCGCCCGCGGTTGA
- a CDS encoding response regulator yields MDLPFETGDGDGGEGGTLASTVLVVDDEPVVLDICARLLEREPDLAVTLAQSAEEALPLLAEQRFDVLVTDKNLPGIGGVELIAEARRLQPSLEAVMITAYASSESVVAAFAAGASDYILKPFDDLRVLRAKVRAALERRESGVRTRQQSREVAREAAELLASGLDAPEPAHEALEVELRVYEEAVRLGLNGRVAVVGSAEAVAVLREHGFETLELAPYATELEGVDVVIVETGDPQWRTLAERLQRRPPDVLLLASPQADLGDLLEAITLRMDLVGFGSTQGASALPEKVRMLLLRRGVERAQDRLAAALSAFRQSIPTRHA; encoded by the coding sequence ATGGATCTCCCGTTCGAGACCGGGGATGGCGACGGTGGGGAGGGGGGAACGCTCGCCTCGACGGTGCTGGTGGTGGATGACGAGCCCGTCGTCCTGGACATCTGCGCCCGCCTGCTGGAGCGCGAGCCCGACCTGGCGGTGACGCTGGCCCAGAGCGCCGAGGAGGCGCTGCCGCTGCTGGCCGAGCAGCGCTTCGACGTCCTGGTGACGGACAAGAACCTGCCCGGCATCGGCGGCGTGGAGCTCATCGCCGAGGCCCGGCGGCTGCAGCCCTCGCTGGAGGCGGTGATGATTACCGCCTACGCCAGCTCCGAGTCCGTCGTCGCGGCCTTCGCGGCCGGCGCCAGCGACTACATCCTCAAGCCCTTCGATGACCTGCGCGTGCTGCGCGCCAAGGTGCGCGCCGCGCTGGAGCGCCGCGAGTCGGGCGTGCGCACGCGCCAGCAGTCCCGAGAGGTGGCCCGCGAGGCGGCCGAGCTGCTGGCCTCCGGCCTGGACGCCCCCGAGCCCGCCCACGAGGCGCTGGAAGTGGAGCTGCGCGTCTACGAGGAGGCCGTGCGCCTGGGCCTCAATGGCCGGGTGGCGGTGGTGGGCAGCGCGGAAGCCGTCGCGGTGCTGCGCGAGCACGGCTTCGAGACGCTGGAGCTGGCGCCCTACGCCACGGAGCTCGAGGGCGTGGACGTCGTCATCGTCGAGACGGGAGACCCGCAGTGGCGCACCCTGGCCGAGCGGCTCCAGCGCCGGCCTCCGGACGTGCTGCTGCTGGCCAGCCCCCAGGCGGACCTGGGAGACCTGCTGGAGGCGATTACGCTGCGCATGGACCTGGTGGGCTTCGGCAGCACCCAGGGCGCCAGCGCGCTGCCGGAGAAGGTGCGCATGCTGCTGCTCCGCCGGGGCGTCGAGCGGGCGCAGGACCGGCTCGCCGCCGCGCTCTCCGCCTTCCGTCAGAGCATCCCCACGCGCCACGCCTGA